In one Vanessa tameamea isolate UH-Manoa-2023 chromosome 12, ilVanTame1 primary haplotype, whole genome shotgun sequence genomic region, the following are encoded:
- the LOC113402342 gene encoding cadherin-89D isoform X3 produces MTMCARVVLVLFALVETAICCNFYPSGEYLKFVRIPENLSVGEEVLQVEVHPRKNLVLQPVDREDDSNLFTYRDINRTHVSVVLAQSVDSLVDNDSPQNVVKFRLGCDFDTGDDLISAYLSVTVYIEDINDNVPMFLDTPYRITVDELTPPGLTIFKGIRAFDRDKPNTPNSDVQYTITSGDDNGRFVLESSHKPYLILNKPLDFDTGDKEFVLAITASDRGSPPRSSNATVHIVVQDNDDLPPKFTFDVYRTKIPEFYPILGKRIHKELVFAHPIRAFDQDAGVAAPVRYELVSGNDRRLFLLSALNGSLFLEKEVDLDAETALPGNTFVLQIQASQVDNPLKVAQARVEIEIMDLNDNLPDFEVDFYNISIVENLPNGFSVLQVMATDKDQGDNGEFTYQLNDPKGAFSIDPRTGWLTVRNQTELDREQHSSLRMKVYANEKNPSVVGTFLDKQRLPKWHRSPSTSRTPLKDKTTYVFPDKTGSSSENVEYFEESRQLMSFVTVEVTLLDANDNNPVFIPSNLYEFTVKYDAFVGTEIGKVKAVDPDLGRNGMVLYDLQRTSNLTITSPFQVDAETGMIILVESPILEGRHALFIEASDRPANPSERRYSLAVVTIDVIGDHKGSKADKPDFIGSPYEFWVGSNVGIGTSVGQIKVNDAMKKSDVTYDLLHGYEEGVPFAVEERSGVITVINELSKFDRPLFDFEAVAIQEKLNITISTNATVHVVDVNDERGVFLKGTHSPFVFHVKENVAGAIIGHIFPVNSSSFSNNSGNINFIIANQLDVADEIAIGPDGTIYAQKSLDREKRDVYRMTVIAEFNKGVISGAGLYQILIHVDDENDNPPIFDMSVYEGFITENAKTGTEVKMSNRIQAKDSDIGQNAVFMYTLFGDGHDLFNVNDETGVLTYVGSKLDREEKSVYLLKLVARDKGSLKSEAKLTINILDENDNKPKYKKIIIPFGEPVDLLEVDEQTSLKIYKEKINNITGNVSKLEAKPKNKFPVTENAPLFLVPENIAVGTTILKLNAIDMDSGVNGQLRYEFVSEVFMPPYALPANALQVKRYFVIDERHGHIVVARALPPESEFRLNISALDGGDLSDHITIRLFVKDVNDHFPMFKKAWYNFNVEEAQYSRRVLGKVDATDADFGQNSNLTYFLQPSSKDIPFEISSLNGVLSVNGVLDREKEDKYTLTVVARDNGQDKKLSSSVSVEIQVLDVNDIAPKFFAYDDLLEWKHPEADELSNHNFESVMMMPVYKATLEENAPIGTTVTRVYANDSDFVGNGNGLILYSLPQRKNQMNMFTIDSKEGILTTTTRLDYESQKVHNVTVVASDLGSPSLSSTAIVMLSVKDIPDEVEVSDKPVFISRYYELEIEENVHTPVELVTLNLTEHYENFKMKYFVLNDNDTDIKKSFVIDPRNGTLYLIRSPDREIRDTYEIIVRVERQKISRELPHMIYPVADDVLEGMSKYDVKVVVRIKDVNDNPPKFMNGGRPMVTAIPTTAPFGYEVIQLQASDADIGINSDIRYQVINSEGARFSVDSISGRVRVAGSFQRDAGRVIGFDVKATDRRGADDGRSAIVNVFVYVLNENKQLVMVLGGKPVEVEKEMDNITKHLSNMTGFDIRVRRIETSPKGAMDGYATNMYIYAVDPISNAIIDMEVLQKSLTKREVFLRHNLAGFKVLEVGDTAMVQARSGQMLSTMEISVVALGCIVFIGACTTAICILCVKKTRRKGQDTSITSVNSSGQDSGIAEARCPCGQSTTHTSEESSGCSYEDSLKSNNNQDRKSFHADQDNRFIRRASFNHQPVDTRRYNHRRQSFSENLQRHFPSFERIGSGGRISRQISTPNVSTQPSYFLNGKKNYRKKEVINEPMVDYDHSEVDDVFDTRLDRRLSGKNNRKGSFMDLGQTAVFVATPATAEIIRRQGSERIMFARPL; encoded by the exons ATATCCGCATATTTGTCGGTGACAGTATACATAGAAGATATAAATGACAACGTACCTATGTTTCTGGATACGCCATACCGAATCACGGTAGATGAACTTACTCCACCAG GTTTAACGATCTTCAAAGGTATCCGTGCCTTTGACCGTGATAAACCTAACACGCCCAACTCTGACGTCCAATACACCATCACCTCTGGCGATGATAATGGCCGTTTTGTACTTGAAAGTTCTCATAAACCATATCTTATATTAAACAAACCGTTGGATTTCGATACCGGAGATAAAGAGTTCGTTCTTGCTATAACCGCATCG GATCGTGGTTCACCGCCTCGCAGCTCCAACGCCACTGTTCACATCGTGGTACAGGATAATGATGATCTTCCTCCAAAATTTACTTTTGATGTCTACAGGACTAAAATTCCTGAATTTTATCCAATTCTC GGCAAAAGGATTCACAAGGAACTCGTGTTCGCTCACCCAATCCGAGCGTTTGACCAGGACGCAGGTGTCGCGGCGCCTGTTCGATACGAGTTAGTCTCCGGGAACGATCGCCGATTGTTTTTACTCAGCGCACTCAATGGTAGCTTATTTTTGGAGAAAGAGGTGGACTTAGATGCTGAGACAGCTTTACCTG gcaaCACCTTCGTATTACAAATTCAAGCATCTCAAGTGGACAATCCTCTCAAAGTGGCGCAAGCTAGAGTCGAAATTGAGATAATGGATTTGAATGACAATCTTCCAGATTTTGAGGTGGATTTCTACAATATCAGTATTGTGGAGAATTTGCCAAACG GTTTCAGTGTTTTGCAAGTTATGGCAACTGACAAAGATCAAGGGGATAACGGCGAATTTACATATCAATTAAATGATCCAAAGGGCGCATTTTCAATAGACCCACGGACCGGTTGGCTTACTGTTAGGAATCAA ACTGAATTGGATCGTGAACAACATTCCTCATTAAGAATGAAAGTATACGCAAATGAAAAAAATCCTAGCGTGGTTGGCACTTTTTTAGATAAGCAAAGACTACCGAAATGGCACCGATCACCTTCCACCTCTAGAACACCTTTAAAAGACAAAACAACCTACGTTTTTCCAGACAAAACTGGCTCCAGTAGTGAAAACGTAGAGTATTTTGAAGAATCACGTCAACTGATGTCGTTTGTTACTGTTGAAGTAACATTACTAGATGCAAATGATAATAATCCTGTATTTATACCAAGCAATTTGTATGAGTTCACAGTCAAATATGATGCATTTGTTGGTACTGAAATTGGTAAAGTTAAAGCAGTGGATCCAGACTTAGGAAGAAACGGAATGGTTCTTTATGATTTACAGAGAACGAGCAACTTAACTATTACGTCTCCTTTTCAAGTGGATGCTGAAACTGGAATGATAATTTTGGTAGAGTCACCAATATTAGAAGGAAGACATGCTTTGTTTATAGAAGCATCTGACCGTCCAGCTAATCCTAGTGAACGAAGATATTCATTGGCTGTAGTCACGATCGATGTAATCGGAGATCATAAAg gTTCAAAAGCAGACAAACCAGATTTTATAGGATCTCCGTATGAATTTTGGGTTGGTTCTAATGTTGGTATTGGAACGAGTGTTGGACAAATCAAAGTAAATGATGCTATGAAAAAGAGTGATGTTACATACGATTTGTTGCATGGATATGAAGAAGgag tgccATTTGCAGTTGAAGAGAGATCGGGGGTAATCACTGTTATAAATGAGCTCTCTAAGTTTGATAGACCCTTGTTCGATTTCGAAGCTGTGGCAATACAAGAAAAGCTCAACATCACAATATCAACAAATGCCACAGTACATGTTGTTGATGTTAATGACGAGAGAGGTGTCtttttgaa ggGAACGCATTCACCGTTTGTATTTCATGTCAAAGAAAATGTAGCTGGGGCTATAATTGGTCATATTTTCCCTGTAAATTCAAGTTCTTTTTCAAACAATAGTggaaatatcaatttcattattGCAAATCAACTAGATGTCGCTGATGAAATTGCAATTG gtcCAGATGGAACTATTTATGCACAAAAGTCCTTGGATAGAGAAAAAAGAGATGTTTATAGAATGACAGTCATTGCTGAATTCAACAAAGGCGTAATATCCGGTGCCGGAttgtatcaaattttaatacacGTTGACGATGAAAATGATAACCCACCTATATTTGATATGTCAGTTTATGAAGGTTTTATCACAGAAAATGCCAAAACTGGAACAGAAGTAAAAATGAGTAATAGAATACAAGCTAAAGATTCTGACATAGGTCAAAACGCGGTCTTTATGTACACTTTATTTGGCGATGGACATGATTTATTCAATGTCAATGACGAAACAGGAGTTCTAACATACGTTGGAAGTAAATTGGATCGAGAagaaaaaagtgtttatttattaaaattggttgcTAGAGATAAGGGCAGTTTGAAGTCAGAAGCAAAGTTAACCATTAACATTTTAGATGAAAATGACAATAAGcctaaatataagaaaattataattccaTTCGGAGAGCCAGTAGACTTATTAGAAGTTGATGAACAAACAtcgctaaaaatatataaagaaaaaattaataacattactgGGAATGTATCTAAATTGGAAGccaaaccaaaaaataaatttcctgtGACTGAAAATGCTCCATTATTTTTAGTACCCGAAAATATTGCGGTAGGGACAactatattaaagttaaatgcTATTGATATGGATAGCGGGGTAAATGGACAACTACGCTATGAATTTGTGTCTGAAGTATTTATGCCTCCTTACGCTCTGCCTGCTAATGCATTGCAAGTGAAAAGATATTTCGTCATCGATGAAAGACATGGTCATATTGTTGTAGCGAGAGCGTTGCCGCCAGAATCAGagtttcgtttaaatatttcgGCATTGGATGGTGGAGATTTAAGCGATCATATAACAATTAGATTGTTTGTAAAAGACGTTAACGACCATTTTCCAATGTTCAAAAAAGCATGGTATAACTTTAATGTAGAAGAAGCTCAGTACAGCCGAAGAGTTTTAGGAAAGGTCGATGCAACAGATGCTGATTTTGGTCAAAATTCaaacttaacatattttcttCAACCATCAAGTAAAGATATTCCGTTTGAAATATCTTCGTTGAATGGTGTATTGAGTGTCAATGGTGTTCTTGATAGAGAAAAAGaagataaatatactttaactgTTGTAGCGCGAGACAATGGACAGGACAAAAAATTATCTTCCTCCGTGAGTGTGGAAATTCAGGTACTTGATGTTAATGATATTGCTCCTAAGTTTTTTGCTTATGATGACTTATTAGAATGGAAACACCCAGAAGCAGATGAACTTTCAAATCACAATTTTGAATCAGTCATGATGATGCCAGTTTACAAGGCGACATTGGAAGAAAATGCTCCTATTGGTACAACTGTGACAAGAGTTTATGCAAACGATTCAGATTTTGTTGGAAATGGAAATGGATTAATTCTTTATAGTTTACCTCAaagaaaaaatcaaatgaatatgTTTACTATCGACTCCAAGGAAGGCATACTAACTACAACAACACGATTAGATTATGAAAGTCAAAAGGTACATAATGTCACAGTAGTAGCCTCAGACTTAGGGTCTCCAAGCTTAAGTTCCACTGCTATAGTTATGTTAAGTGTCAAAGACATCCCTGATGAAGTAGAAGTATCTGATAAGCCAGTATTTATTTCACGCTATTATGAATTAGAAATTGAAGAAAACGTGCACACGCCAGTTGAACTAGTCACTCTCAATTTGACAGAACACTATgaaaatttcaaaatgaaatattttgttttaaatgataatgataCAGATATCAAGAAATCATTCGTAATCGATCCTCGGAACGGAACACTGTATTTAATAAGAAGTCCTGATCGAGAGATAAGAGACACGTATGAAATAATTGTTCGAGTAGaaagacaaaaaataagtaGAGAACTTCCGCATATGATTTATCCCGTTGCAGACGATGTTCTTGAAGGAATGTCAAAATACGATGTTAAGGTAGTAGTCAGGATCAAGGACGTTAATGACAACCCTCCTAAATTCATGAATGGTGGGCGGCCAATGGTAACAGCTATACCTACCACTGCACCATTTGGGTATGAAGTTATACAGTTACAG gCATCAGATGCTGATATTGGTATAAACTCAGACATTCGTTACCAAGTGATTAACTCTGAAGGAGCTCGGTTTAGCGTAGACTCGATCAGTGGAAGAGTCAGAGTTGCCGGCAGTTTTCAAAGGGATGCTGGACGAGTTATTGGATTTGATGTTAAAGCTACAGATCGACGTGGCGCCGATGATGGTCGTTCGGCTATTGTCAATGTATTT GTATATGTTCTAAATGAGAACAAGCAATTAGTTATGGTATTGGGAGGTAAACCAGTAGAGGTGGAAAAAGAAATGGATAATATTACGAAACATCTTTCAAACATGACAGGTTTTGATATTCGTGTGCGAAGAATTGAGACCAGCCCTAAGGGAGCCATGGATGGTTACGC gacaaatatgtacatttatgcCGTTGATCCCATATCTAATGCGATTATTGATATGGAAGTACTACAAaa ATCTTTAACAAAAAGAGAAGTGTTTCTACGTCACAATCTAGCTGGTTTTAAGGTTTTGGAAGTCGGAGACACTGCTATGGTTCAAGCTAGAAGCGGTCAGATGTTGAGCACTATGGAAATAAGTGTGGTGGCTTTAggatgtattgtatttattggaGCCTGTACGACTGCCATCTGCATATTATGTGTTAAGAAAACGAGAAG GAAAGGTCAAGACACATCGATAACGTCAGTGAATTCCAGTGGCCAGGACTCGGGAATCGCTGAAGCGAGGTGTCCTTGTGGGCAGTCCACCACCCACACCTCGGAGGAGAGCAGCGG ATGTAGCTACGAAGACTCATTAAAATCCAATAATAATCAGGATAGAAAATCCTTCCATGCTGATCAAGATAACAGATTCATTCGTCGAGCATCATTCAATCACCAGCCCGTAGACACAAGAAGATATAACCACCGGCGACAATCTTTCTCAGAAAATTTACAAAGACATTTCCCATCCTTTGAAAGAATCGGATCAGGTGGAAGAATATCTAGACAGATTTCTACACCAAATGTGAGTACACAACCGTCATACTTCTTAAATGGTAAGAAAAACTATAGAAAAAAGGAAGTGATCAATGAACCGATGGTCGATTATGATCACAGTGAAGTTGATGATGTTTTTGATACAAGACTAGATAGAAGATTGAGtggtaaaaataatagaaaaggaAGTTTCATGGATTTGGGCCAAACGGCAGTTTTCGTTGCGACTCCGGCCACTGCTGAAATAATAAGAAGACAAGGAAGTGAACGGATTATGTTCGCGAGACCTTTATAG
- the LOC113402342 gene encoding cadherin-89D isoform X4, with the protein MTMCARVVLVLFALVETAICCNFYPSGEYLKFVRIPENLSVGEEVLQVEVHPRKNLVLQPVDREDDSNLFTYRDINRTHVSVVLAQSVDSLVDNDSPQNVVKFRLGCDFDTGDDLISAYLSVTVYIEDINDNVPMFLDTPYRITVDELTPPGLTIFKGIRAFDRDKPNTPNSDVQYTITSGDDNGRFVLESSHKPYLILNKPLDFDTGDKEFVLAITASDRGSPPRSSNATVHIVVQDNDDLPPKFTFDVYRTKIPEFYPILGKRIHKELVFAHPIRAFDQDAGVAAPVRYELVSGNDRRLFLLSALNGSLFLEKEVDLDAETALPGNTFVLQIQASQVDNPLKVAQARVEIEIMDLNDNLPDFEVDFYNISIVENLPNGFSVLQVMATDKDQGDNGEFTYQLNDPKGAFSIDPRTGWLTVRNQTELDREQHSSLRMKVYANEKNPSVVGTFLDKQRLPKWHRSPSTSRTPLKDKTTYVFPDKTGSSSENVEYFEESRQLMSFVTVEVTLLDANDNNPVFIPSNLYEFTVKYDAFVGTEIGKVKAVDPDLGRNGMVLYDLQRTSNLTITSPFQVDAETGMIILVESPILEGRHALFIEASDRPANPSERRYSLAVVTIDVIGDHKGSKADKPDFIGSPYEFWVGSNVGIGTSVGQIKVNDAMKKSDVTYDLLHGYEEGVPFAVEERSGVITVINELSKFDRPLFDFEAVAIQEKLNITISTNATVHVVDVNDERGVFLKGTHSPFVFHVKENVAGAIIGHIFPVNSSSFSNNSGNINFIIANQLDVADEIAIGPDGTIYAQKSLDREKRDVYRMTVIAEFNKGVISGAGLYQILIHVDDENDNPPIFDMSVYEGFITENAKTGTEVKMSNRIQAKDSDIGQNAVFMYTLFGDGHDLFNVNDETGVLTYVGSKLDREEKSVYLLKLVARDKGSLKSEAKLTINILDENDNKPKYKKIIIPFGEPVDLLEVDEQTSLKIYKEKINNITGNVSKLEAKPKNKFPVTENAPLFLVPENIAVGTTILKLNAIDMDSGVNGQLRYEFVSEVFMPPYALPANALQVKRYFVIDERHGHIVVARALPPESEFRLNISALDGGDLSDHITIRLFVKDVNDHFPMFKKAWYNFNVEEAQYSRRVLGKVDATDADFGQNSNLTYFLQPSSKDIPFEISSLNGVLSVNGVLDREKEDKYTLTVVARDNGQDKKLSSSVSVEIQVLDVNDIAPKFFAYDDLLEWKHPEADELSNHNFESVMMMPVYKATLEENAPIGTTVTRVYANDSDFVGNGNGLILYSLPQRKNQMNMFTIDSKEGILTTTTRLDYESQKVHNVTVVASDLGSPSLSSTAIVMLSVKDIPDEVEVSDKPVFISRYYELEIEENVHTPVELVTLNLTEHYENFKMKYFVLNDNDTDIKKSFVIDPRNGTLYLIRSPDREIRDTYEIIVRVERQKISRELPHMIYPVADDVLEGMSKYDVKVVVRIKDVNDNPPKFMNGGRPMVTAIPTTAPFGYEVIQLQASDADIGINSDIRYQVINSEGARFSVDSISGRVRVAGSFQRDAGRVIGFDVKATDRRGADDGRSAIVNVFVYVLNENKQLVMVLGGKPVEVEKEMDNITKHLSNMTGFDIRVRRIETSPKGAMDGYATNMYIYAVDPISNAIIDMEVLQKSLTKREVFLRHNLAGFKVLEVGDTAMVQARSGQMLSTMEISVVALGCIVFIGACTTAICILCVKKTRSGQDSGIAEARCPCGQSTTHTSEESSGCSYEDSLKSNNNQDRKSFHADQDNRFIRRASFNHQPVDTRRYNHRRQSFSENLQRHFPSFERIGSGGRISRQISTPNVSTQPSYFLNGKKNYRKKEVINEPMVDYDHSEVDDVFDTRLDRRLSGKNNRKGSFMDLGQTAVFVATPATAEIIRRQGSERIMFARPL; encoded by the exons ATATCCGCATATTTGTCGGTGACAGTATACATAGAAGATATAAATGACAACGTACCTATGTTTCTGGATACGCCATACCGAATCACGGTAGATGAACTTACTCCACCAG GTTTAACGATCTTCAAAGGTATCCGTGCCTTTGACCGTGATAAACCTAACACGCCCAACTCTGACGTCCAATACACCATCACCTCTGGCGATGATAATGGCCGTTTTGTACTTGAAAGTTCTCATAAACCATATCTTATATTAAACAAACCGTTGGATTTCGATACCGGAGATAAAGAGTTCGTTCTTGCTATAACCGCATCG GATCGTGGTTCACCGCCTCGCAGCTCCAACGCCACTGTTCACATCGTGGTACAGGATAATGATGATCTTCCTCCAAAATTTACTTTTGATGTCTACAGGACTAAAATTCCTGAATTTTATCCAATTCTC GGCAAAAGGATTCACAAGGAACTCGTGTTCGCTCACCCAATCCGAGCGTTTGACCAGGACGCAGGTGTCGCGGCGCCTGTTCGATACGAGTTAGTCTCCGGGAACGATCGCCGATTGTTTTTACTCAGCGCACTCAATGGTAGCTTATTTTTGGAGAAAGAGGTGGACTTAGATGCTGAGACAGCTTTACCTG gcaaCACCTTCGTATTACAAATTCAAGCATCTCAAGTGGACAATCCTCTCAAAGTGGCGCAAGCTAGAGTCGAAATTGAGATAATGGATTTGAATGACAATCTTCCAGATTTTGAGGTGGATTTCTACAATATCAGTATTGTGGAGAATTTGCCAAACG GTTTCAGTGTTTTGCAAGTTATGGCAACTGACAAAGATCAAGGGGATAACGGCGAATTTACATATCAATTAAATGATCCAAAGGGCGCATTTTCAATAGACCCACGGACCGGTTGGCTTACTGTTAGGAATCAA ACTGAATTGGATCGTGAACAACATTCCTCATTAAGAATGAAAGTATACGCAAATGAAAAAAATCCTAGCGTGGTTGGCACTTTTTTAGATAAGCAAAGACTACCGAAATGGCACCGATCACCTTCCACCTCTAGAACACCTTTAAAAGACAAAACAACCTACGTTTTTCCAGACAAAACTGGCTCCAGTAGTGAAAACGTAGAGTATTTTGAAGAATCACGTCAACTGATGTCGTTTGTTACTGTTGAAGTAACATTACTAGATGCAAATGATAATAATCCTGTATTTATACCAAGCAATTTGTATGAGTTCACAGTCAAATATGATGCATTTGTTGGTACTGAAATTGGTAAAGTTAAAGCAGTGGATCCAGACTTAGGAAGAAACGGAATGGTTCTTTATGATTTACAGAGAACGAGCAACTTAACTATTACGTCTCCTTTTCAAGTGGATGCTGAAACTGGAATGATAATTTTGGTAGAGTCACCAATATTAGAAGGAAGACATGCTTTGTTTATAGAAGCATCTGACCGTCCAGCTAATCCTAGTGAACGAAGATATTCATTGGCTGTAGTCACGATCGATGTAATCGGAGATCATAAAg gTTCAAAAGCAGACAAACCAGATTTTATAGGATCTCCGTATGAATTTTGGGTTGGTTCTAATGTTGGTATTGGAACGAGTGTTGGACAAATCAAAGTAAATGATGCTATGAAAAAGAGTGATGTTACATACGATTTGTTGCATGGATATGAAGAAGgag tgccATTTGCAGTTGAAGAGAGATCGGGGGTAATCACTGTTATAAATGAGCTCTCTAAGTTTGATAGACCCTTGTTCGATTTCGAAGCTGTGGCAATACAAGAAAAGCTCAACATCACAATATCAACAAATGCCACAGTACATGTTGTTGATGTTAATGACGAGAGAGGTGTCtttttgaa ggGAACGCATTCACCGTTTGTATTTCATGTCAAAGAAAATGTAGCTGGGGCTATAATTGGTCATATTTTCCCTGTAAATTCAAGTTCTTTTTCAAACAATAGTggaaatatcaatttcattattGCAAATCAACTAGATGTCGCTGATGAAATTGCAATTG gtcCAGATGGAACTATTTATGCACAAAAGTCCTTGGATAGAGAAAAAAGAGATGTTTATAGAATGACAGTCATTGCTGAATTCAACAAAGGCGTAATATCCGGTGCCGGAttgtatcaaattttaatacacGTTGACGATGAAAATGATAACCCACCTATATTTGATATGTCAGTTTATGAAGGTTTTATCACAGAAAATGCCAAAACTGGAACAGAAGTAAAAATGAGTAATAGAATACAAGCTAAAGATTCTGACATAGGTCAAAACGCGGTCTTTATGTACACTTTATTTGGCGATGGACATGATTTATTCAATGTCAATGACGAAACAGGAGTTCTAACATACGTTGGAAGTAAATTGGATCGAGAagaaaaaagtgtttatttattaaaattggttgcTAGAGATAAGGGCAGTTTGAAGTCAGAAGCAAAGTTAACCATTAACATTTTAGATGAAAATGACAATAAGcctaaatataagaaaattataattccaTTCGGAGAGCCAGTAGACTTATTAGAAGTTGATGAACAAACAtcgctaaaaatatataaagaaaaaattaataacattactgGGAATGTATCTAAATTGGAAGccaaaccaaaaaataaatttcctgtGACTGAAAATGCTCCATTATTTTTAGTACCCGAAAATATTGCGGTAGGGACAactatattaaagttaaatgcTATTGATATGGATAGCGGGGTAAATGGACAACTACGCTATGAATTTGTGTCTGAAGTATTTATGCCTCCTTACGCTCTGCCTGCTAATGCATTGCAAGTGAAAAGATATTTCGTCATCGATGAAAGACATGGTCATATTGTTGTAGCGAGAGCGTTGCCGCCAGAATCAGagtttcgtttaaatatttcgGCATTGGATGGTGGAGATTTAAGCGATCATATAACAATTAGATTGTTTGTAAAAGACGTTAACGACCATTTTCCAATGTTCAAAAAAGCATGGTATAACTTTAATGTAGAAGAAGCTCAGTACAGCCGAAGAGTTTTAGGAAAGGTCGATGCAACAGATGCTGATTTTGGTCAAAATTCaaacttaacatattttcttCAACCATCAAGTAAAGATATTCCGTTTGAAATATCTTCGTTGAATGGTGTATTGAGTGTCAATGGTGTTCTTGATAGAGAAAAAGaagataaatatactttaactgTTGTAGCGCGAGACAATGGACAGGACAAAAAATTATCTTCCTCCGTGAGTGTGGAAATTCAGGTACTTGATGTTAATGATATTGCTCCTAAGTTTTTTGCTTATGATGACTTATTAGAATGGAAACACCCAGAAGCAGATGAACTTTCAAATCACAATTTTGAATCAGTCATGATGATGCCAGTTTACAAGGCGACATTGGAAGAAAATGCTCCTATTGGTACAACTGTGACAAGAGTTTATGCAAACGATTCAGATTTTGTTGGAAATGGAAATGGATTAATTCTTTATAGTTTACCTCAaagaaaaaatcaaatgaatatgTTTACTATCGACTCCAAGGAAGGCATACTAACTACAACAACACGATTAGATTATGAAAGTCAAAAGGTACATAATGTCACAGTAGTAGCCTCAGACTTAGGGTCTCCAAGCTTAAGTTCCACTGCTATAGTTATGTTAAGTGTCAAAGACATCCCTGATGAAGTAGAAGTATCTGATAAGCCAGTATTTATTTCACGCTATTATGAATTAGAAATTGAAGAAAACGTGCACACGCCAGTTGAACTAGTCACTCTCAATTTGACAGAACACTATgaaaatttcaaaatgaaatattttgttttaaatgataatgataCAGATATCAAGAAATCATTCGTAATCGATCCTCGGAACGGAACACTGTATTTAATAAGAAGTCCTGATCGAGAGATAAGAGACACGTATGAAATAATTGTTCGAGTAGaaagacaaaaaataagtaGAGAACTTCCGCATATGATTTATCCCGTTGCAGACGATGTTCTTGAAGGAATGTCAAAATACGATGTTAAGGTAGTAGTCAGGATCAAGGACGTTAATGACAACCCTCCTAAATTCATGAATGGTGGGCGGCCAATGGTAACAGCTATACCTACCACTGCACCATTTGGGTATGAAGTTATACAGTTACAG gCATCAGATGCTGATATTGGTATAAACTCAGACATTCGTTACCAAGTGATTAACTCTGAAGGAGCTCGGTTTAGCGTAGACTCGATCAGTGGAAGAGTCAGAGTTGCCGGCAGTTTTCAAAGGGATGCTGGACGAGTTATTGGATTTGATGTTAAAGCTACAGATCGACGTGGCGCCGATGATGGTCGTTCGGCTATTGTCAATGTATTT GTATATGTTCTAAATGAGAACAAGCAATTAGTTATGGTATTGGGAGGTAAACCAGTAGAGGTGGAAAAAGAAATGGATAATATTACGAAACATCTTTCAAACATGACAGGTTTTGATATTCGTGTGCGAAGAATTGAGACCAGCCCTAAGGGAGCCATGGATGGTTACGC gacaaatatgtacatttatgcCGTTGATCCCATATCTAATGCGATTATTGATATGGAAGTACTACAAaa ATCTTTAACAAAAAGAGAAGTGTTTCTACGTCACAATCTAGCTGGTTTTAAGGTTTTGGAAGTCGGAGACACTGCTATGGTTCAAGCTAGAAGCGGTCAGATGTTGAGCACTATGGAAATAAGTGTGGTGGCTTTAggatgtattgtatttattggaGCCTGTACGACTGCCATCTGCATATTATGTGTTAAGAAAACGAGAAG TGGCCAGGACTCGGGAATCGCTGAAGCGAGGTGTCCTTGTGGGCAGTCCACCACCCACACCTCGGAGGAGAGCAGCGG ATGTAGCTACGAAGACTCATTAAAATCCAATAATAATCAGGATAGAAAATCCTTCCATGCTGATCAAGATAACAGATTCATTCGTCGAGCATCATTCAATCACCAGCCCGTAGACACAAGAAGATATAACCACCGGCGACAATCTTTCTCAGAAAATTTACAAAGACATTTCCCATCCTTTGAAAGAATCGGATCAGGTGGAAGAATATCTAGACAGATTTCTACACCAAATGTGAGTACACAACCGTCATACTTCTTAAATGGTAAGAAAAACTATAGAAAAAAGGAAGTGATCAATGAACCGATGGTCGATTATGATCACAGTGAAGTTGATGATGTTTTTGATACAAGACTAGATAGAAGATTGAGtggtaaaaataatagaaaaggaAGTTTCATGGATTTGGGCCAAACGGCAGTTTTCGTTGCGACTCCGGCCACTGCTGAAATAATAAGAAGACAAGGAAGTGAACGGATTATGTTCGCGAGACCTTTATAG